The window TCCTCACCGGCGTCAACCGCTCGGTGCTGGCGGGGCAGCGCATCGGTATCCTGGGTGCCAACGGCCAGGGCAAGTCCACCCTGGTCAAGACCATTGCGCGCACCATGAAGGCGCTGGGCGGCAGCATCACCGAAGGCAAGGGCCTGAACATCGGGTACTTTGCCCAGCAGGAGCTGGACGTTCTGCGTCCCGCAGAGAACCCGCTGGAGCACATGATCCGCCTGGCCAAGGACCTGGGGCCGGATGCCAAGCAACCCAGCCGCGAGCAGGATCTGCGCAGCTACCTGGGCAGCTTCAATTTCACGGGTGACATGGTCAAGCAGGCCGTGGGCACCATGAGCGGCGGCGAAAAGGCCCGCCTGGTGCTGGCCATGATCGTCTGGCAACGCCCCAACCTGCTGCTGCTGGACGAGCCCACCAACCACCTGGACCTGGCTACCCGCGAGGCGCTGGCCATGGCGCTCAACGACTTCGATGGCACCGTCATGCTGGTCAGCCACGACCGTGCGCTGCTGCGCTCGGTCTGCGAAGATTTCTGGATGGTCGGCCGGGGCGTGGTCGGCCCCTTCGATGGCGACCTGGACGACTACCAGCGCTACCTGCTTGAAGAGTCCAAGCGCCTGCGCGAAGAGGCGCGTCTGGCCGAACAGGCCCAGGCGTCACAGGCCCAGGCAAGTGCACCAGCCCCCACCACCGCACCTGCGGCCGTTGCCGTCGCTTCTGCCACGCCCGCACCGGCCCCCTCCCCCGCGCCTTCGCGTGACGGGCGCGAGCAACGCAAGCTCGACGCCCAAACACGCCAGCAGCTGGCCGAAAAGACCCGGCCGCTCAAAAAGGAGCTGGAACAGATCGACAAGCGCCTGGCGGCTTTGGGCGCGGAACGCACCCAATTGGAGCACCAACTGACGCAGGCCTTGCCTCCCGCAGAGATCGCCGAGTGCGGTCGCCGCTTGAAAGCCGGGAATGAAGAAACGGGAAAACTCGAAGAACGCTGGCTGGAAATTTCGTCAGAACTCGAAGAAATGTCGGGTGCCTCGGTCAGCTGAAGATGTAAAGTCCTGTAAATTTTTCCCTCAATTTTCAGGAATTTTCCTTGATTGGCATTGTTTCGTTGCTGCTAAATTTATAGCAAATTTTCGTGTAAACCTACAGGCTATTGCCGTTGCATTTTTTTGCGAAAGCTTGTCAACGGACTGCAGACTGACCGCGTTGTTGGTACATCACAGGAGTTTTCCACATGAATACCACCGCTATCTTGTCCGCCTGGCCCGAAGACGAACGCGACCGCAAGCGCGCCCCGGCCCGCTTCTGAAGGCGCTGCAGCCAAGCCACTGTTGTGCAGGTCGATGACATTGCCGCACCGCACAACAAGCACAAAACATACCAATGCATGGGAGATATAGGAACTTCAGGCCAATATTTTCCAGGCGCACCGTAGCAAGGCCAGAGTTAATCTCTCGCAACCCTTGCAGGTCCCAACAAAAAACCCCGCATCTGCGGGGTTTTTTGTTGGGACCTTTTGTTGCTCCTGTGGCGACCAAAAAGGCCGCGCAAGCCTTAGCCCATGTGCAGGCCACCGTTGACCGAGAAGTCGGCGCCTGTGGCGTAACCGCCCTCTTCCGATGCCAGCCAGGCAATGATCGAGGCGATCTCGCTGGGCTCGCCCAGACGCTTGACGGGCACCGTCGCCACGATCTTTTCCAGCACGTCCGGGCGGATCGCCTTGACCATGTCCGTGCCGATGTAGCCTGGGCTGACCGTGTTGACCGTAACGCCCTTGGTGGCCAGCTCTTGCGCCAGGGCCATCGAGAAGCCGTGCATCCCTGCCTTGGCGGCGGAATAGTTGGTCTGCCCTGCCTGGCCTTTTTCGCCGTTGACCGAGCTGATGTTGATGATGCGGCCCCAGCCCTTTTCCACCATGTCAGACACCACTTGCTTCGTGACATTGAACATGCTGTTGAGGTTGGTTTCGATAACGGCGTCCCAGTCTTCGCGCGACATCTTGAGGAACATGCGGTCCCGCGTGATGCCGGCGTTGTTCACCAGCACGTCGATGGTGCCGTGTTCCGCCTTGGTCTTGCCGAAGGCTTCCACGGTGGAATCCCAATCACCCACGTTACCGACCGACGCATAAAACGTGTAGCCCAGGGCCTTTTGCTCGGCCAGCCACTTGGCGTGGTCCCGTGTCGGGCCGCAGCCAGCGATGACCTTGAAACCTTCCTTGTGCAGGCGCTGGCAAATGGCGGTACCGATGCCTCCCATGCCACCGGTGACATACGCGACTTTTTGGCTCATGTGATTTCTCCTTGTTAGTGATTGGCTCAGGACCCACTCTACCGAAGAAATTGGGCACTGCCGTGAAGGAAAACACTGAAGCCCTTTCCTTTTTGACATATCCGCATGCGTCACACCATTGACGCCAGTCAAGCCTAGCGGCGCGTCACCAATGTGGTGCCTGGGGGCTCAACAAATTCAGGCAGCCGCCCGGCGATTGAGAGCTGAAGAGCCTCGCAAGGGCAGCCCTTGGACTGCAGGCCGCTGCGGGCTAGACGTGCCGCGGCGCCAGTGGCAAAGACTCCCATCCCGGCTTGGCAAACAGATAGCCTTGCTGGTAGCAAACGCCCACCGATTGCAGATAGGCGGACTCAGCCGAGGTTTCAATGCCCTCGGCCACAATGTCGATGGACAAGCGCTGACACACCAACACGATGCCGCACACAATCGCCTGACGCACGGGGTCTTGGTCAATGTTGCGAATCAGCTCCATGTCGATCTTGAGCACATGGGGCTGGAATTGAACCAGCATGTTCAGCCCTGCATAGCCCGCACCAAAGTCGTCGATGGCCGTGATGAGACCCTGGCGCCGGTATTCATTGAAGATGGACTTGAGGTGGGCACCGTTGGTGACCTGCTCACCCTCGGTCACCTCGAACATGATGCGGTCGTGCGGGAAATCGAATTCCTCAGCCGCCTCCATCGTGGCGCGGATGCAGGTCTCGGGCCGGTACACCGCATTGGGTAGAAAGTTGATGCTCAGCCGGCAGTCCGGCAAGTTGGCAAGCCCCAGGCGCGACGCCAATTCAATCGCCTTGACGCGGCACGCCTGGTCAAACCGATAACGGTTGGTGTCATCCACCCACGACAGCACTGTGCCAGCCGACTCACCACCCACACCACGCACCAGCGCCTCGTAGGCAAACGGACGATTCAACTCCAGATTCATGATGGGCTGAAAGGCCATTGTGAAGTCGAACGGAAGCTGCGTCTTGTCACGACAGGATTGACAGCCCACGGGTTCGAAGGGTTGGGCAAAAATGGTCGCGGTCATGGGAAAACATGGTACCGCACCATGGCAAACTTGCGGCCCTTCAGCGCCCGTGCAGAGCCTTCTGGAGGCTGCACACATCCCTGGGCTGAGGGGCTGCTATCCGGTGATGGAACTCCCAGACGATCTGCTGAAGACCTTGGGGCAGCTTTCTTCACCCAACAGGCCAACACACCCATAAAAAAGGCCGCATATCCATGCGGCCTTTTTGCTGTCACTGCCAGCGTCTTTAGTCAGCACGGCAAGGGCGCCGCCTCCAACGGGGCCCTGGGGCTCAACGCTCCACAGCCAGAGACACCCCCATGCCGCCACCGATGCACAGCGCGGCCAAGCCCTTCTTGGCGTCACGGCGCTGCATTTCGTGCAGCAGCGTGACCAGAATCCGGCAACCGGACGCTCCAATGGGGTGACCGATGGCAATGGCGCCACCGTTCACATTCACCTTGGCGGGGTCAATTGCCAGCTCCTTGTTCACGGCGCAGGCCTGGGCGGCGAAGGCTTCGTTCAGCTCGAACAGGTCCACATCGGCCGCGTTCCAGCCTGCACGCTGCAGGGCCTTGCGCGAAGCCGGCACGGGGCCCATGCCCATGGTGGCCGGGTCCAGGCCGCTCGTGCCAAAGGCGGCAATGCGGGCCAAGGGCTTGAGGCCGAGGGCAGCGGCCTTCTTGGCGCTCATCACCACCACGGCGGCGGCGCCGTCGTTCAGACCCGATGCGTTGCCCGCGGTCACGCTGCCCGCCTTGTCAAACGCAGGGCGCAGGCCTGCCAGTGCTTCTGCGTTGGTCTTGCGGTTGAGGTATTCGTCAGTGTTGAAGAGGATGGGGTCGCCCTTCTTCTGCGCCAGGCTCACACCCACGATTTCATCGGCGAACTTGCCTGCGTCTTGCGCAGCGGCTGCCTTTTGCTGGCTGGCCAGGGCCAGCGCATCCTGCATGTCGCGGGTGATGCCGTACTGCTTGGCCACGTTTTCCGCCGTGATGCCCATGTGGTACTGGTTGTACACGTCCCACAGGCCGTCCACGATCATGGTGTCCACCAGCTTCCAGTCGCCCATGCGCTGGCCGTCGCGCGAGTTGGGCAGCACGTGCGGTGCCAGGCTCATGCTCTCCTGGCCACCGGCCACGACGATCTCGCTGTCACCCCAGGCCACGGCCTGGGCGGCGAGCATCACGGCCTTGAGGCCGGAGCCGCATACCGCATTGATGGTGAGCGCGGGGGTTTCCTTGGCCACGCCTGCTTTCATGGAGGCCTGGCGCGCGGGGTTCTGGCCCACGCCAGCCGCCAGCACCTGGCCCATGATGACTTCACCGATCTGGTCAGACGACAGACCCGCGCGTGCGATGGCTTCACGAATCACGATGGCGCCGAGTTCGGTCGCGGGCGTCTTGGCCAGCGAGCCACCAAACTTGCCCACAGCGGTGCGAGCGGCCGAAACGATGACGATGTCTTCCATGGAATGTCCTTGTGGTTGGAGGTTGTTCGGTACGGTAGGTAATTCTCGCAGTGCTGAAAGTCAGGACTTTTGCGTATCAGGCTTTCTGCTTGACGTAGCGACCGGGCGCGGGCTCGATGGCCTTGAATTTGGTGCCTTTGCCATAGGCCTTGGGCGCCGCAATTTGCTTGCCCGCGTGGCCCTTGAGCCAGCCCGACCAGTCGGTCCACCAGCTGCCTGGGTGCTCGGTGGCGCCCGCCAGCCATTGGTCCAGCGTGGCGGGGAACTTGCCATCGGCGCGAACCCAGTGGCTGCGCTTGCCCTTGGCGGGCGGGTTGATCACCCCGGCGATATGGCCCGAGGCACCCATCACAAACCGCTTCTTGCCGGGCAGCGCCTGGGTGGACGCATAGGCAGCCGTGGCCGGCACGATGTGGTCCTCGCGCGAGCCGTAGATATACACAGGCAGATCGAGATTGCCCAGATCCAGCTTTTCGCCGCACACGGTGAGCTTGCCCGGCTTGACCAGGTTGTTCTCCAGATAGAAATTGCGCAGGTACCAGGCATAGAACGGCCCCGGCAGATTGGTGCTGTCGCTGTTCCAGTACAGCAGGTCGAACGGCGGTGGCGTTTCGCCCTTGAGGTAGTTGCCCACCACGTAGTTCCAGACCAGATCGTTGGGGCGCAGGAAGCTGAAGGTGGACGCCAGGTCGTGCCCCTTCATCAGCCCGCCATTGCCCATCTGCATCTCACGGAACTTGACGAACGCCTCATCAATGAACACGTCGAGGATGCCGGTGTCGGTGAAGTCGATCAGCGTGGTGAGGAAGGTCGCGCTGGCCACGGGCTCGTCACCGCGCGCGGCCAGTACGGCCAGTGCGTTGGAGAGGATGGTGCCGCCCACACAAAACCCCAGCGCATTGATCTGCTCGGCGCCGGTGATGTTCTGCACCACGTCGATGGCGGCCATGGCGCCATCTTCCACGTAGTCGTCCCACGTTTTGTGGGCCAGGCTGTCATCCGGATTGCGCCAGCTCACCACAAAGGTGCGATGGCCTTGTTCGACGGCGTAACGGATCAGCGAGTTCTCTGGCTGCAGGTCGAGGATGTAGAACTTGTTGATGCAGGGCGGCACCAGCAGGAACGGGCGCTCGTACACCTTGGCCGTGAGGGGCTTGTATTCGAGCAACTGGAACAGCTCGTTCTCGTACACCACCGCGCCTTCGGTGGTGGCCACGTTGCGGCCCACTTCGAACAGGCTTTCGTCGGTCATCGACACATGGCCCTGCGTGATGTCATGCAGCAGGTTCTGCATGCCTTTGGCGATGCTCTCGCCCTTGGTCTCGATGGCCTTCTTTTGCGCCTCGGCGTTGAAGGCGAGAAAGTTGCTGGGCGCCATGGCGGCCATCCACTGCTCCACACCAAAGCGAATGCGGGCCTTGGTTTTTTCATCGGCCTCCACCGCCTCGGCCAAGCCCATCAGCGTGCGGGCGTTGAGCAGGTAGGCTGCGGCAGAAAACGCCGCCACCGGATTGCTGGCCCAGCCTTCACCCGCAAAACGCTTGTCCTTGACCTCTGGGGTGCCTTGCAGGCCTTTGGCCCACAGCTCCTGGGCTTCTTTGATGTACTGCTGCTGCAAGGACTGCAGCTTGTCTTGCGACAGCTTGAGCGGAGTCGCCGTGGGTATCTGCGCACCCAGGTCCAGTTTCTGAAACGATTGCAGTGCCTGAGACCAGCTTTGCCCGAAAATCTGCTGGAACTGCTGGGCGCTCTCGGCCCAGGGTGATTCAGAAGTCATGCTCATTCCTCAATGGTTGGTCGCTCGCAGCGGCTGGGGCCTGATTTTTGTTTCGCAGCTTCATTGTTGCCCACCCCATGGTGCATGGCAACGAATTCAACGCTTTCAGTACACACAAATCAATGTACCTCATCGTCATCGCCTGGACCTACGTCACGCTCATGATGGCGGTGGCCGAAGCCACCAGCCCACAGGGCACCGTGCTGGGCGCCCTCATCACCTTCGCGTTGTACGGCCTGCTGCCCATGGGCATTCTGGTCTACATCCTGGGCACGCCTTCGCGCAAGCGCAAGATCAAGGCGCGAGAGGCGGAGGAACAGGCCGCGTACGACGCGGAGCAGGCCGCAGCCCGCATGGCCGATGCGGGCGCCGAACCCGCTGCGTCAGCCGCGCCAGATGCAGGCGGCAAAACGCCCGCTGCCGCCGAGGGCAGCGCTGTCGCGGCGGTGCGAAAAGAACCGTGAGGCCTGCGTGACGGTGCACCAGGGTGCGGTGCCGTCATTGCCGTAGATGTGGGTGATGCCCATGGCTTGCAAACGCAGCCGGGCCAGCCCTGCCAGATCGCACAGGTACTTGCCCGGTGCATCGGGCCGCGCCACAAAGCACTGAGCGGTCGCAGCGCCCTGGGCACCCGGGACGTCGCAGAACGCTGCACGCACCTCCGCCCCTACCTCGAAAGCCGTGGGGCCGATGCAGGGGCCCAACCACGCTAGCGTGTGGGCCGCAACCTCTGAAGCGTACTGATAGTCAGGCGCCAATGCTGCATTTTTGATAGTTGCACCGGCAGAATGCACTAGCGCTTCATGGCAAAAATGCTTGAAAACCGATTCCAGCACGCCCAGCCCTGCGCTCCCGGCCAGTCCGCGCCAGCCGGCGTGGGCTGCAGCCACCACCTGGCCTGAGCGGTGAGCCAGCAACACGGGCAAACAGTCGGCCACCATGATGGTGCAGACGGCGCCGGGCGCACGGGTCACGCAGGCGTCGGCTTCTGCCCCGTCGGGGGTGCTCGCATCCAGCTGCAGCACGCCATCGCCATGCACCTGGTTCAAGAACACCGCGCGGGCGCCCGGGGCTGTGGAATGCAATGCGGACTGCACGATCTGCCGGTTGGCGGCCACCGCCACCGGATCGTCGCCCACATGGGTGCCCAGGTTCAACTGCTCGAACGGTGGGCGGCTCATGCCACCCGTGCGCGTGGTGCACAGCGCATGCACACCCGGCGGCGCGGGCCAGTCGGGCACCAGCCAGTCTGCGTGCTGGTTTGGTACCGACGATGACACAGGCGTCACGCTTCGTTGTCCGGGCAGGCCGATGGCTGCGCCTGCTGGAACGCAGGCAGCGTCATGCAGGCGTCAAACGCTCCCATGGTGCGCGGCAGGCCGTCCAGGCTGACCTTGAAACGCTGGGCATTGAAGATCTGCGGCACCAGGCAGCAGTCAGCCAGCGTGGGCGTGTCGCCCCAGCACAGCACCGAGGGCGCCATGCCCTGCGCAGCGCGCTCTTGCGCCAGCAGGTCGAGTTGCCGCTCGAACGCCTCCAGCCCACTGCGCACCCAGTGGTGGTACCAGGCGTTCTTGGCATCCTCGTCCACCTTCAGTTCATGCACCAGGTACTTGAGCACGCGCAGATTGTTGATGGGGTGGATTTCGCACGCCACCATCTGGGCCAGTGCGCGCACCCGGGCTCGCGCCAACGGGGTGGCGGGCAGCAAGGCGGGCGTGGGGTGGGTTTCGTCCAGGTATTCGATGATGGCCATGGACTGCGACAGCGCCGTGCCGCCATCGGTCACCAGGGTGGGCACCAGCGCGTCCCCGATGCGGCCCGCGTAATCGGGGGCCTTGTGCTCGCCCTTGACCAGATGCACAGGCATGTAGTCGTAGGGCAGGCCCTTGAGCTGCAGCGCAATGCGCACGCGGAACGAGGCGGAGGAGCGGAAGTAGTTGTAGAGCTGCATGGCGGAGCGGTGCCTGGGGTCGGTCAAAGGAGGAATGAAGCTTGTGCGGCACGATGCCGACAGGCCAGAAAAAGAGTGCGCCCGGCGACCAAGGGCATCCCCGTCAGGCGCCCGAGGTGCCCGCCGGGTCCTGGTGGTTGTAGACGACTTTGGAGAGCAGCACCATCAGATCGGCGCTTTCCTGGGCGGTGAGCGGTGCCGTGAGGCGCTCCTGCACGCGCTGGGCGGCATCGCGCATCTGCAGGGCGGCCACTTCGCCTTCGGGCGTGATCCACAGCAGCTTGCGGCGGCGGTCGCGGGTGTCGGGCTCGCGGCGTATCCATCCGCGCTTTTCCAAGCGCCCGATGACTGACCCCGAGGTGGCCGCATCAAACGCCACGCGGGCGGCCAAGGTGACCTGATCTTCGCCCGGCTGGGCCAGCAGTTCGTGCAGGATGGCGAACTGCACCGGTGTCACATCAAATCCGGCCGTCTCTTCCATGAAAAGTGCCACGGTCCGCTGGTGGGCGCGGCGTACCAGGTGGCCCGGCGTGTTGTGGAAATCGAAGCTCTTTGCCATGGCCGCCAGTGTAGCGCCCCACAGCAGAAGACCCGCGCCCATGGCACACTGCCACACCGAGGCGTGCACGGCGTGGCGCCCGCGCTTTTGACGGCATCCCCAGAACCCCAGAACAATTGAAAGGCAGACATGAGCTACGTGTTTTCTCCCGCCCCCGTGGTCAGCGTGCCCGTGGTGGGCAGCGGCGAGCGCTTTCCGGTGCACCGCATCTACTGCGTGGGCCGCAACTACGAAGAACACGCCAAGGAGATGGGCTTCACCGGCCGCGAACCGCCGTTCTTCTTCATGAAGCCCGCTGACGCCATCGTGGTGGTCAACGGGGGCGAAACGGGCCAGCTGCCCTACCCCAGCCTGACGGCCAACCTGCACCACGAGATCGAGCTGGTGGTGGCCATTGGCAAGGGCGGCAAGAACATCCAGGCCGCCGACGCGCTCAGCCACATTTACGGCTACGCCGTGGGCCTGGACATGACGCGCCGCGACCTGCAGAACGACATGAAGAAGCAGGGCCGTCCCTGGTGCATCGGCAAAGGCTTTGACGCCAGCGCTCCCATCGGCCCCATCACCCCGGTAGCGCAGGCAGGTGACGTGGCCAACGCGCCCATCTGGCTGCAGGTCAACGGCGCAGACCGCCAGCGCAGCACCGTGACCCAGCTCATCTGGAACATTGCCGAGACCATCGAGCACCTGTCGGCCGCGTGGGAGCTGCAGCCCGGCGACCTGATCTACACCGGTACCCCCGAAGGCGTGGGCGCCGTGGTGCGTGGCGATACGCTCGAAGGCGGCGTGGGCGGCCTCACGCCTTTGCGCCTGACCGTGGTCTGAAGACCACCGGGCGGCCCCGCCGCCCGGCCAGGCGAATGCAACGCTACGATTTTAATAGCCGGTAGCGCATATTGCACTAGCGCTACCGGCTCATTTGACCCTCAAACCCCTGCATGACTTACCGCAGCCCCATCAAACATTGCCGCGCCTGTGGCACCGCCGTGGTGTACCGCCTGCCGGACGACGGCGACACCAAGCAGCGCGCAGTGTGCCCCGCCTGCAACACGGTGCACTACGAGAACCCACTCAACGTGGTGGGCACGGTGCCCGCGTTGCCCGATGGCCGCATCCTGCTGTGCAAGCGCAACATCGAGCCGCGCTGGGGCAAGTGGACGCTGCCCGCAGGCTTCATGGAACTGGACGAAACCACGGCCCAAGGGGCGGCGCGTGAGACCGATGAAGAGGCTGGCGCGCAGATCGAGATCGGCCCCCTGTTCAGCCTGCTGAACGTGCGCCGCGTGGGCCAAGTGCACCTGTTCTACCGCGCCACACTGCTCAGCGACCAGTTCAACCCAGGCTACGAAACCATCGAGGCGCGGCTGTTTACCGAAGACGAGGTGCCCTGGGACGAGCTGGCCTTCCGCACCGTCAAGGAAACGCTGGAGTGCTACTTTGCCGACCGCAAGGCGGGCACCATGGGCATGCACTTCATCGACATCGAATAGGCTCGGCCATGACGGTTGCCACCTCGATAGCATCACCCGCCTCCACCACGCAGGCCAGCGTGCCGCCGGATGGCCTGCCCGCCTACCGCCTGCTCACCGGTCCCGATGACGCCAGCTTCTGCCGCCGCGTGAGCGATGCGCTGGCGCTGGGCTATCGGCTGTACGGATCTCCCGCAGCCACCTTCAATGGGCAAAACGTG of the Acidovorax sp. 107 genome contains:
- a CDS encoding fumarylacetoacetate hydrolase family protein, yielding MSYVFSPAPVVSVPVVGSGERFPVHRIYCVGRNYEEHAKEMGFTGREPPFFFMKPADAIVVVNGGETGQLPYPSLTANLHHEIELVVAIGKGGKNIQAADALSHIYGYAVGLDMTRRDLQNDMKKQGRPWCIGKGFDASAPIGPITPVAQAGDVANAPIWLQVNGADRQRSTVTQLIWNIAETIEHLSAAWELQPGDLIYTGTPEGVGAVVRGDTLEGGVGGLTPLRLTVV
- the maiA gene encoding maleylacetoacetate isomerase; the encoded protein is MQLYNYFRSSASFRVRIALQLKGLPYDYMPVHLVKGEHKAPDYAGRIGDALVPTLVTDGGTALSQSMAIIEYLDETHPTPALLPATPLARARVRALAQMVACEIHPINNLRVLKYLVHELKVDEDAKNAWYHHWVRSGLEAFERQLDLLAQERAAQGMAPSVLCWGDTPTLADCCLVPQIFNAQRFKVSLDGLPRTMGAFDACMTLPAFQQAQPSACPDNEA
- a CDS encoding EAL domain-containing protein yields the protein MTATIFAQPFEPVGCQSCRDKTQLPFDFTMAFQPIMNLELNRPFAYEALVRGVGGESAGTVLSWVDDTNRYRFDQACRVKAIELASRLGLANLPDCRLSINFLPNAVYRPETCIRATMEAAEEFDFPHDRIMFEVTEGEQVTNGAHLKSIFNEYRRQGLITAIDDFGAGYAGLNMLVQFQPHVLKIDMELIRNIDQDPVRQAIVCGIVLVCQRLSIDIVAEGIETSAESAYLQSVGVCYQQGYLFAKPGWESLPLAPRHV
- a CDS encoding polyphenol oxidase family protein, giving the protein MTPVSSSVPNQHADWLVPDWPAPPGVHALCTTRTGGMSRPPFEQLNLGTHVGDDPVAVAANRQIVQSALHSTAPGARAVFLNQVHGDGVLQLDASTPDGAEADACVTRAPGAVCTIMVADCLPVLLAHRSGQVVAAAHAGWRGLAGSAGLGVLESVFKHFCHEALVHSAGATIKNAALAPDYQYASEVAAHTLAWLGPCIGPTAFEVGAEVRAAFCDVPGAQGAATAQCFVARPDAPGKYLCDLAGLARLRLQAMGITHIYGNDGTAPWCTVTQASRFFSHRRDSAALGGSGRFAACIWRG
- a CDS encoding alpha/beta hydrolase; this translates as MTSESPWAESAQQFQQIFGQSWSQALQSFQKLDLGAQIPTATPLKLSQDKLQSLQQQYIKEAQELWAKGLQGTPEVKDKRFAGEGWASNPVAAFSAAAYLLNARTLMGLAEAVEADEKTKARIRFGVEQWMAAMAPSNFLAFNAEAQKKAIETKGESIAKGMQNLLHDITQGHVSMTDESLFEVGRNVATTEGAVVYENELFQLLEYKPLTAKVYERPFLLVPPCINKFYILDLQPENSLIRYAVEQGHRTFVVSWRNPDDSLAHKTWDDYVEDGAMAAIDVVQNITGAEQINALGFCVGGTILSNALAVLAARGDEPVASATFLTTLIDFTDTGILDVFIDEAFVKFREMQMGNGGLMKGHDLASTFSFLRPNDLVWNYVVGNYLKGETPPPFDLLYWNSDSTNLPGPFYAWYLRNFYLENNLVKPGKLTVCGEKLDLGNLDLPVYIYGSREDHIVPATAAYASTQALPGKKRFVMGASGHIAGVINPPAKGKRSHWVRADGKFPATLDQWLAGATEHPGSWWTDWSGWLKGHAGKQIAAPKAYGKGTKFKAIEPAPGRYVKQKA
- a CDS encoding NUDIX hydrolase; translated protein: MTYRSPIKHCRACGTAVVYRLPDDGDTKQRAVCPACNTVHYENPLNVVGTVPALPDGRILLCKRNIEPRWGKWTLPAGFMELDETTAQGAARETDEEAGAQIEIGPLFSLLNVRRVGQVHLFYRATLLSDQFNPGYETIEARLFTEDEVPWDELAFRTVKETLECYFADRKAGTMGMHFIDIE
- a CDS encoding DUF1737 domain-containing protein — encoded protein: MTVATSIASPASTTQASVPPDGLPAYRLLTGPDDASFCRRVSDALALGYRLYGSPAATFNGQNVIVAQAIVWPGAAG
- a CDS encoding MarR family winged helix-turn-helix transcriptional regulator, whose product is MAKSFDFHNTPGHLVRRAHQRTVALFMEETAGFDVTPVQFAILHELLAQPGEDQVTLAARVAFDAATSGSVIGRLEKRGWIRREPDTRDRRRKLLWITPEGEVAALQMRDAAQRVQERLTAPLTAQESADLMVLLSKVVYNHQDPAGTSGA
- a CDS encoding ABC-F family ATP-binding cassette domain-containing protein, which produces MITLKNVTLRRGTKVVLDSVSTTINPGESVGLVGRNGAGKSSLFALLSGKLHEDGGDFHIPSSWRMAEVAQNMPETDESATEFVLEGDTRLAEVQRQLAEAEASDDGMAIAHAYSDLHDAGAHDAVARAQALILGLGFRVSELDQPVNSFSGGWRMRLQLARALMCPSDLLLLDEPTNHLDLDALVWLEAWLKRYAGTMIVISHDREFLDAITNVTLQIQQGELNRYGGNYSKFEELRAQQLELQQASFAKQQEKMAHLQKFIDRFKAKASKAKQAQSRVKQLERMEKIGPVLAEADFTFEFKEPANLPNPMLAISDASFGYVDDEGTPTTILTGVNRSVLAGQRIGILGANGQGKSTLVKTIARTMKALGGSITEGKGLNIGYFAQQELDVLRPAENPLEHMIRLAKDLGPDAKQPSREQDLRSYLGSFNFTGDMVKQAVGTMSGGEKARLVLAMIVWQRPNLLLLDEPTNHLDLATREALAMALNDFDGTVMLVSHDRALLRSVCEDFWMVGRGVVGPFDGDLDDYQRYLLEESKRLREEARLAEQAQASQAQASAPAPTTAPAAVAVASATPAPAPSPAPSRDGREQRKLDAQTRQQLAEKTRPLKKELEQIDKRLAALGAERTQLEHQLTQALPPAEIAECGRRLKAGNEETGKLEERWLEISSELEEMSGASVS
- the phbB gene encoding acetoacetyl-CoA reductase produces the protein MSQKVAYVTGGMGGIGTAICQRLHKEGFKVIAGCGPTRDHAKWLAEQKALGYTFYASVGNVGDWDSTVEAFGKTKAEHGTIDVLVNNAGITRDRMFLKMSREDWDAVIETNLNSMFNVTKQVVSDMVEKGWGRIINISSVNGEKGQAGQTNYSAAKAGMHGFSMALAQELATKGVTVNTVSPGYIGTDMVKAIRPDVLEKIVATVPVKRLGEPSEIASIIAWLASEEGGYATGADFSVNGGLHMG
- a CDS encoding acetyl-CoA C-acetyltransferase, whose protein sequence is MEDIVIVSAARTAVGKFGGSLAKTPATELGAIVIREAIARAGLSSDQIGEVIMGQVLAAGVGQNPARQASMKAGVAKETPALTINAVCGSGLKAVMLAAQAVAWGDSEIVVAGGQESMSLAPHVLPNSRDGQRMGDWKLVDTMIVDGLWDVYNQYHMGITAENVAKQYGITRDMQDALALASQQKAAAAQDAGKFADEIVGVSLAQKKGDPILFNTDEYLNRKTNAEALAGLRPAFDKAGSVTAGNASGLNDGAAAVVVMSAKKAAALGLKPLARIAAFGTSGLDPATMGMGPVPASRKALQRAGWNAADVDLFELNEAFAAQACAVNKELAIDPAKVNVNGGAIAIGHPIGASGCRILVTLLHEMQRRDAKKGLAALCIGGGMGVSLAVER